A region from the Halomonas piscis genome encodes:
- the lptA gene encoding lipopolysaccharide transport periplasmic protein LptA produces the protein MNTRLYGCLAAATLGLSVLGAGTAQAAPADPVEVEANQLDLDQRAGTAVYRGNVKIRQGEMRLRGARVEIQRNDEGELSRATAFGERAYLRHRPDPNKAPIEGNARRIIYHVADRRVELIDQAELDQGGDHFKGGRLEYFIDREVVKARSDVEGSDDQRIRMTLQPEE, from the coding sequence ATGAACACACGTCTTTATGGCTGCCTTGCCGCGGCCACCCTTGGCCTCAGCGTGCTGGGCGCCGGTACCGCCCAGGCGGCCCCGGCTGACCCTGTCGAAGTCGAAGCCAACCAGCTCGACCTGGACCAGCGCGCCGGCACGGCGGTTTACCGTGGCAACGTCAAGATCCGCCAGGGCGAGATGCGCCTGCGCGGCGCCCGGGTGGAAATACAGCGCAACGACGAAGGCGAGCTCTCCCGCGCTACGGCCTTCGGCGAGCGCGCCTATCTGCGCCACCGGCCGGATCCGAACAAGGCGCCCATCGAAGGCAACGCCCGGCGGATCATCTACCACGTTGCCGATCGCCGGGTCGAACTGATTGACCAGGCCGAGCTCGACCAGGGCGGCGACCACTTCAAGGGCGGCCGCCTTGAGTACTTCATCGACCGCGAGGTGGTCAAGGCTCGCTCCGACGTCGAAGGCAGCGACGACCAGCGCATCCGCATGACGCTGCAGCCCGAGGAATGA